The sequence below is a genomic window from Methylotuvimicrobium sp. KM2.
ATTGGGTCCCTTTGATTAGGGATGCTTTGTTAATGCGAAATTTCTTTTTGATGTTTCAACCGGTAGTGAATCTTAGAACAGGCGAGGTTTCGCATTATGAGGTACTAATTCGAATGCGGGGGCATGAAAACAAGGTCATTAGCCCTTCCGAGTTTATTCCGGTTGCCGAACGAATGGGTTTAATACACAGCATCGACTTGTGGGTGGTTGAGAATGCGATTGATTTTTTAGCTGAGCTTCCCCCCGAATTGTCTAACGTATCGTTGTCGATCAATTTATCCGGAGTCGCTTTCCAGGACGATGCTTTATTGCCGACCATCAAAAGAAAACTGGAATTGTCTTGGGTCAATGCCGAGCGGATTACCTTTGAGATCACCGAGACCTCGGCGGTCGATAACTTCGAGCAAACTCGGCAGATGATTAATCAGATCAGAGCGTTGGGTTGTCATTTTGCATTGGACGATTTTGGCGCGGGTTTTTGTTCGTTCAATTATTTAAAGAAGTTTCCGGTCGATTTTGTAAAAATCGATGGACAATTTATTCGAAATTTAGTCAATGACGATACCGATCAAGTACTGGTCAGATCAATGAGCGAAATTGCCAAGCAACTCGGTAAAAAAACGATTGCGGAATTTATCGAGTGTCCTCGGGTGATTAAAATTCTGATTGATCTTGGTATCGATTATGGACAAGGTTATATTTTCGGTAAGCCAAGCCAGCTATTGATCGAGCAAGGTTACATTCCGCTGCAGCAACTATTAATAGAAGGCGATAAAAGCACGCGTTTTCTATATAATTAAGGCTCATCCTAAGTTCAAATAATCCTAAATTCGGCAGTTTAACCATGAAGCACATGAAGTTCACGAAGGATTTCAAGAAATTACCTAAACATACTCGCTAGCCTTTTTGGTGAGCGAAAGTTCGATGCAAACGTATAATAAGTTATTGAATTAACTTCTTACTCTTCATGATCTTCATGGTGAAATGCTTTTTCTAAGATAATACCTCGTTGAGTCATACAAAGGTTCGGCAGAGGCACCAGCCCAGCCTTAAGAAATTTAGTGTTTATGGACTGAGGTATTGAAAATTATGGGGTCACCCAGCTTTTAAAATTTATGGTCGGAAAATGTTAAAGCTGGGCTAGGATAACGCTTCTTTAAGCAATCATCGCTACTATAGTCATAATACTCGCGTCTTCCGGATTGTCGATAGTTTCCTCTTTTCAAAAAAGACTGGTAAGTCATAGGCTTACTATTCGTGTGGGCGCATATTTAAATGACTTCTTGGTAATTAAAACCGCAACATCATGGCAAGACAACCCAAAAAATCCGTAACGCCCAAGAAAACGACCAGAAAGCCGCGTAGGCGCGAGACTCGCAATAAAAAGCGCCCGGAAACTCATCGCCGTTTCGGGTGGTTTAAAAAAATCCTGTTATTAGGCTTTGTATTTGCTGTATTTATATTATCCAGTTACATCGGTTATTTGGATTATAACGTTCGTAGGCAATTCGAAGGCAAGCGTTGGGCGATTCCGGCGCGTGTCTATGCTAATCCGGAAGAGCTTTATGCCGGATATAGAATGAATATCGCCGATTTTGAAATGCTTCTGCAGCAATTGCGATATCGCCAGGATTCGCAGTTATCTTCCGAAGGGACCTATTATCGTTCGGGATTATTTATCAATGTTAAAACCCGTGCATTCGATTTCTGGGATCAGTCTCAAGATAGTCGCGCATTACAAATTCGATTCTCCCCGGGTGAAATTACCGATATCGCCGATTTGTCGGGTAGGGGAACGGTTGCTGTTGCCCGTTTAGATCCCATTCAAATAGGCAGCTTTTATCCGACTCGTAAGGAAGACCGGATTTTGATTAAACTATCGGAAACTCCGAATACCTTGATTCAAGGTTTGCTCGCGACAGAAGACCGTGATTTTTATAATCACTACGGCATTTCGATCAAAGCGATTCTGCGGGCGATGCTGGCGAATGTCAGGGCGGGCGGCATTGTTCAGGGCGGTAGCACGATCACCCAGCAATTGATCAAGAATTTTTATTTGACGTCCGAGCGTAGTTTTTGGCGTAAGATCAATGAAGTATTTATGTCGTTGATCATCGAGTATCGTTACGGTAAAGACGAAATTCTTGAAGCATATCTGAATGAAGTCTATCTGGGGCAAGATGGTGCCAGTGCCGTCCATGGTTTCGGCTTGGCGAGCGAATTTTATTTCGGCAGAAGCCTAAATGACTTACCCTTGGCGCAGATGGCGACTCTAGTCGCATTGGTTAGAGGCCCCTCTTATTACGATCCGCGCCGGCATGCCGAACGTGCATTGAAAAGGCGGGAGTTAGTGCTCGATAAAATGCATGAGCAAGGTTTTATCACGCTAAAACAGGCTGAAGAAGCGAAAAAACAGCCGCTGGAAGTGATGCCGCAAACCCATCGAGCGGTCAATCGTTATCCGGCTTTTATGGACTTGGTCAAGCGTCAATTGCAGCAAGAATACAAAGACGACGACCTGACTTCCGAAGGCTTGAGAATATTCACCACATTGGAGCCTCGAGTGCAAAAAGCCGTGGAAAGATCCTTGGCGGTAAAAATGCGCGAACTTGAAAAAAATCCTCGCGCGAATGAATTGGAATCGGCAGTGATCGTGACGCGTCGGGAAGGCGCGGAAATTGTTGCGATGGCGGGAGGCAGGGATAAAACCTCGGCCGGTTTCAATCGGGCACTCGATGCGGTGCGCCCGATAGGGTCGTTGATAAAACCGGTGGTATATCTGACAGCGCTGGAATATCCGGCTAAATATACGATAACGACTCCGGTCAGCGACACTCGGATTACCGTAAAAAGCGGCAAAGGTAATTGGACGCCGAAAAATTATGATAATACCGAACATGGTGAAGTGCCGCTGCATAAGGCCTTGACGAACTCTTACAATCTCGCGACCGTTCGAATCGGCATGGATGTCGGTATCGCGAGAGTGGCAAAGACCTTAAAGGATCTGGGCGTGAATCGGTCTGTCGATTTATATCCTTCTCTGTTATTGGGTGCCTCGCCGCTGTCGCCTTTAGACGTCACGCAAATGTATCAAACCCTAGCTGGAGACGGTTTTGTCACGCCGCTCAGAGCGATACGCGGCGTTGTCGACGGCAACGGCAAGCGCTTACAAAGTTACCCGTTTAACGTGCGGCAATCGGTCGATCCGTCGGCGACTTATATTACCAATACCATATTGCAGGAAGTGATGACTGACGGTACCGGCAGATCGGCCTATAATTATTTGCCGAGAGATTTCGGGTTGGCCGGCAAAACCGGAACGACCAATGAATTGCGAGATAGCTGGTTCGCCGGTTTCAGCGGCGATTATCTGTCGGTCGTATGGGTTGGGCGCGACGATAATAAACCTTCGGGATTAACCGGCTCGACCGGTGCGTTGAAAATTTGGTCCGACGTGATGCAACAGATTTCCAGTATTCCGGTCGTTTTGACACCGCCGGATAATGTCGACACGGTTTGGATCGACCCGTACACAGGGCTATTGGCTAATCAGGACTGTGAAAATGTCAGGCAATTTCCATTCATTCGCGGATCGGCGCCTACTAGCAGTTCCCCATGCGTACAAACCGAGGTGGAAAAAGCGAAGGATTGGTTTCAGGATTTTTTTAAGTTTTAGCGAAGAATATATTCTTTTCATGGTTCAAAATTCGGCGCCAAAATTGGACCTGATTAGCAAGATGCTTCAGCTTGCCGAAGCCAAGTGTCCGATCAGGGGCCAGTCGTAGTCGCAAAAACTACAATATGCTGTTACCCAAGCTCCAGCTTGGGTAACTTGTTCAGGAAGCTCTAGCTTCCCGAAAATCAAGAAAGATTGAACGAGTGAGTCAGGGAATGTGCGGAGGTTGTGTCGGTCTCAGGAAGCTCTTGCCCTGAGCCCTTCGGCTGCGCTCAGGAGAGCCTTGTCGAAGGCTTGCCCTGAGCGCAGCCGAAGGGGGGAGCTTCTAGGGTGTCTTTCCCAAGCTGGAGCTTGGTAAAGAGCGTGATGCGGGTTGGCCATTTTTAGCTTGAAGCGTATGGGTTTGTCCCCCCTTCCGAGACGTGTTGGGAACGGGTTAAATAACTTGTCCCGCAGGAGGAAGTTTATTCATCTCTCAATGGAATAGAAAAACACTCTTATTGATGATGAATCGGTAAATAGTAGGCAATTTTCATGACCCCAGTTCCCGACCGAGTGGCTCAAGGAAGCATACTCATTATATTCCCGCTAAAACCGAAAATTTCCAATATGATTCAATTAGGTATCGACTGCTATGAATAAAATCCCATTGGGCATCAGTGGTTGTTTGCTTGACCAACCCGGAGAAAAAGAAGTGGCTAATCGCGATAGTGTGATTAGCGAAGTGCTAGAGAGTTTTTTTGAGTGGAAGCCATTTTCTGACGAGGAAGAAAAATCGCTATTGGCTCAAGACGTTTCGGCTATTTCCGATTTCGGCACGGATATGATGGTTGGAGTTTGCGGTTATATTATGAAAAGACCGGAGCAAGCAGTTACAACAACGGGGGGCGCATTTGAGGGTTTGGCGATCGAAACATTGAGAATCATGCATCGATTTCCGTTGGTACCTATCGAAGAATCTATCCGGCTACAAGATCCTTGTTTACGCGATCTTTTTTTCAAGCGGGTTTATGTTATGTATCGCTGGCAAAGGTTGTTGAAAGAAGGTCTTAGCGCCCGTGTCTTGATAGATTTTCATGCGAGGCATAAATTAATCATCATGAGTCACGGCGACTATCGGGATCTCGGGCAATTATTGGCTGGCTTGAGCAAAGACAATTTAACCGAGATTGCCGATCAATATATTTTGCAGCTGATGAGCATGTTATTGACGATGCCGACCCGGGCTAATCACGTCAATGTTTTGCAACATATTCAAGGACATTTAAAAAAAGACATCAGTCGCGACGATAAAGCCGAACTGTGCGAATTGATCGACAGTTACCGGAACTACGAAGTACCTCTCATTGCTCCAATAATCTTGTTGAAGCATCATTTTCGAAAATCGCCGGATCCCTATATTCAATCGTCGTATTATTTTTCCCCTTATCCGAGCGCATTGGGTTCTGTTAATCCTTAAAAATAGCTATGTTCGCGTTAATAGTCGAAATTAATACTACACCAATCTTGAAACTTGAAGACTGTAGGGTACGCTGTGCCTACCACAGTAGTCTCTTCTATAGTTTAACGTGCTCTAACGTGTAGCTCTACGCCGATATAAGGTAGGCGTAGCATACCCTAAGGAATATGCACAAAATAACTTATACAAGTAGTAGGCTTTGCGGCGGTTTGGTGACTCGCTTGACAGGACGCCGTGAACCCAGCACCTAAATTATCAAAGGAAGTTAACCATAGCCAACGAGCTATGGGATTTAGGTGCTGGGTGAATGCAGATTTTGCAGGAGCAAAAATCTGCCCTGTCGCCGACACCTGTCAATCGAGCCACCAATCCCCCTTCCGACAGTTTCGCTGTAAGGAACTTGCAGTCACAGTCGACTCAACTATTAACCTAAATTCGGCAGCTCAACCATGAACCTGAATTCGGCAGTTTAACCATGAAGCACATGAAGTTCATGAAGGATTCCAAGAACTTACCACATCCTTCTCGCTAACCTTTTTGGTGAGCGAAAGTTCTATACAAACGCGTAATAAGCTATTGAATTAACTTCCTATTCTTCATGATCTTCATGGTGAAATGCTTTTTTTAGGATGAAGCACATGAAGTATTTCAATAGATTACCTAAACATTGCAGCTAACCTTTCGGGTGAGCGAAAGTTGTTCATAAACGAATGACAAGTTATTGAGTTAACTTCTTATTCTTCATAATCTTCATGGTGAAATGCTTTTTCTAGGATTAAACACTCCTTTTGGAGACTCCAACCCTTGCAACGACCAGGAATTACACGATGAAAGTCCAGAAGTTGATAGTGATAACGGTGATCGCGCTGTTGATCGGCGCCTTTTTTTATTTCGGATATCACGACTATCTAACACTGCATGAACTGAAAACGCACCAGGCCGCGATCGAAGCCCGCATCGCCGCGCAACCAGTCGCCACGGCCTTTGTTTATGCACTGATTTATGTTCTGGTCACGGCACTGTCTTTACCCGGTGCGGCAGTAATGACCTTGGCCGGAGGCGCGCTATTCGGCATACTGTGGGGCACCGTGATTGTATCGTTTGCTTCGACGATCGGCGCGACACTGGCTTTTCTGGCGGCGCGCTTTTTGTTTCGCGATTTCGTCAAAGACCGCTTCGGCTCGGCGATACGAACGATCGATGCCGGAATCGAACGGGACGGTCCGTTTTATCTGTTCACGCTACGCTTGATTCCGTTGTTTCCGTTTTTCATGATCAATCTGGCCATGGGCTTGACCGCCATTCGCCTATCGACATTTTACTGGGTTAGCCAAGTCGGCATGCTGGCCGGCACGTTGGTCTACGTCAATGCCGGCACACAGCTTGCGCGGATCGAATCGCTGTCGGATATTTTGTCGCCGGCTTTGCTCGGTTCGTTCGCGTTATTAGGCCTTTTTCCGTTACTGACCAAGAAAATCGTCGAGCAGATACAAGCCCGAAAAGTCTTCGCCGATTGGCCGAAGCCGGCGCGTTTCGATAACAATATCGTCGTGATCGGTGCCGGCTCGGGCGGATTGGTGACCGCCTACATTGCCGCGGCGGTCAAGGCCAAGGTCACCCTGGTCGAAAAGCACAAAATGGGCGGCGATTGCCTCAATACCGGTTGCGTGCCGTCGAAAGCGCTGATTCGTTCGGCAAAATGGCTGGCCCAGCACCGGCGCGCCGAAGAGTTCGGCATCAGACAGAGCAGCGCCGATTTCGATTTCGCCGATGTGATGGCGCGCGTGAAATCGGTCATCGAAAAGGTCGAGCCGCACGATTCGATCGAACGCTATACCGAACTCGGCGTCGAGGTCGTGACCGGCGAGGCGAAAATCATCTCGCCCTGGGAAGTTCGGGTCGAAATGGCCGAAGGCGGTAAAACGCTGACGACGCGAGCGATCGTCATAGCCGCGGGCGCCCGACCTTTCGTGCCCCCGATACCCGGTATAGACAGCATCGAACCGCTGACGTCCGACAACTTGTGGAACATGCGCGAATTACCGAAACGCTTATTGGTACTCGGCGGCGGACCGATCGGCTGCGAATTGGCGCAATGTTTCGCCCGTCTCGGAAGCCGGGTGACGCTAGTGGAAATGGCGCCGCGCCTGTTAGCCCGCGAAGACCCGGAAGCGTCGGAAGCGGTGGTGGCAAGTTTTAGACAGGATGGCGTCGATTTGAGATTGGAACATACCGCGAAGGAATTCATCATCGACAACGGCGAAAAAATCCTGATCGCCGAATACGAAGGAAACACGGTCAACATCCCGTTCGATCAAGTGCTGGTCGCGATCGGAC
It includes:
- the mrcB gene encoding penicillin-binding protein 1B, translated to MARQPKKSVTPKKTTRKPRRRETRNKKRPETHRRFGWFKKILLLGFVFAVFILSSYIGYLDYNVRRQFEGKRWAIPARVYANPEELYAGYRMNIADFEMLLQQLRYRQDSQLSSEGTYYRSGLFINVKTRAFDFWDQSQDSRALQIRFSPGEITDIADLSGRGTVAVARLDPIQIGSFYPTRKEDRILIKLSETPNTLIQGLLATEDRDFYNHYGISIKAILRAMLANVRAGGIVQGGSTITQQLIKNFYLTSERSFWRKINEVFMSLIIEYRYGKDEILEAYLNEVYLGQDGASAVHGFGLASEFYFGRSLNDLPLAQMATLVALVRGPSYYDPRRHAERALKRRELVLDKMHEQGFITLKQAEEAKKQPLEVMPQTHRAVNRYPAFMDLVKRQLQQEYKDDDLTSEGLRIFTTLEPRVQKAVERSLAVKMRELEKNPRANELESAVIVTRREGAEIVAMAGGRDKTSAGFNRALDAVRPIGSLIKPVVYLTALEYPAKYTITTPVSDTRITVKSGKGNWTPKNYDNTEHGEVPLHKALTNSYNLATVRIGMDVGIARVAKTLKDLGVNRSVDLYPSLLLGASPLSPLDVTQMYQTLAGDGFVTPLRAIRGVVDGNGKRLQSYPFNVRQSVDPSATYITNTILQEVMTDGTGRSAYNYLPRDFGLAGKTGTTNELRDSWFAGFSGDYLSVVWVGRDDNKPSGLTGSTGALKIWSDVMQQISSIPVVLTPPDNVDTVWIDPYTGLLANQDCENVRQFPFIRGSAPTSSSPCVQTEVEKAKDWFQDFFKF
- a CDS encoding YbgA family protein, yielding MNKIPLGISGCLLDQPGEKEVANRDSVISEVLESFFEWKPFSDEEEKSLLAQDVSAISDFGTDMMVGVCGYIMKRPEQAVTTTGGAFEGLAIETLRIMHRFPLVPIEESIRLQDPCLRDLFFKRVYVMYRWQRLLKEGLSARVLIDFHARHKLIIMSHGDYRDLGQLLAGLSKDNLTEIADQYILQLMSMLLTMPTRANHVNVLQHIQGHLKKDISRDDKAELCELIDSYRNYEVPLIAPIILLKHHFRKSPDPYIQSSYYFSPYPSALGSVNP
- a CDS encoding FAD-dependent oxidoreductase, producing the protein MKVQKLIVITVIALLIGAFFYFGYHDYLTLHELKTHQAAIEARIAAQPVATAFVYALIYVLVTALSLPGAAVMTLAGGALFGILWGTVIVSFASTIGATLAFLAARFLFRDFVKDRFGSAIRTIDAGIERDGPFYLFTLRLIPLFPFFMINLAMGLTAIRLSTFYWVSQVGMLAGTLVYVNAGTQLARIESLSDILSPALLGSFALLGLFPLLTKKIVEQIQARKVFADWPKPARFDNNIVVIGAGSGGLVTAYIAAAVKAKVTLVEKHKMGGDCLNTGCVPSKALIRSAKWLAQHRRAEEFGIRQSSADFDFADVMARVKSVIEKVEPHDSIERYTELGVEVVTGEAKIISPWEVRVEMAEGGKTLTTRAIVIAAGARPFVPPIPGIDSIEPLTSDNLWNMRELPKRLLVLGGGPIGCELAQCFARLGSRVTLVEMAPRLLAREDPEASEAVVASFRQDGVDLRLEHTAKEFIIDNGEKILIAEYEGNTVNIPFDQVLVAIGRAANIEGYGVEALGITLSPRKTIATDPFQATNYPNIYAVGDVTGPYQFTHVAAHQAWYAAVNALFGTFKKFRTDYSVIPWSTFTDPEVARVGLNEQEAEQQNIPYEVVTYGIDELDRAIADGEAHGFVKVLTEPGKDKILGVTIVGEHAGDLIAEFVLAMKHGIGLNKILGTIHVYPTLAEANKYAAGVWKRAHAPKQLLRWLSCYHAWRRNG